The following proteins are encoded in a genomic region of Chloracidobacterium sp.:
- the argH gene encoding argininosuccinate lyase, with the protein MSSENIEKFPAASYTENVLADCFEDAKRYFLDALIQVDRAHGVMLARQGIITRDEAKMLMEAVKKIDLDAVRAAKYDGTYEDLFFLLQRELAANCEDKEVAGKLHTARSRNDIDVTIYRLHLRKAALKLLNDTMDLRRVMLDLASQHHETLIPAYTHTQPAQPSTLAHFLLAIAENLGRDIKRLQRAFENMNNGPLGACAITTTGFPIDRDITSDLLGFQRPTVNSYASIASIDYFTELLGAVSALLVNVGKFAQEFLLMAMQEFDVIVLTDGYVQGSSIMPQKRNPVALEHIRAIASKGLGQALGVLTAVHNTPFGDINDSEDDIQPLIASAVRDASRSVSLFANSLRSATFNLDTLRKRAEANFITVTELADTIVREENLSFKVAHKIVGSAVRAAIAAGGDAITPDILQTSAQEVLGRRLTLSDEDIARSLTAENFVNIRTIFGGTAPKETKRALGVERDAEAADDKWFAETTTHLKEAARRLDDAVNELIG; encoded by the coding sequence GTGTCATCTGAGAATATCGAGAAATTTCCTGCCGCCAGCTATACCGAGAACGTACTGGCGGATTGTTTTGAGGATGCGAAACGCTATTTCCTCGACGCCCTGATACAGGTCGATCGTGCCCACGGCGTAATGCTCGCACGGCAGGGCATCATCACCCGCGATGAGGCAAAGATGCTGATGGAAGCGGTCAAAAAGATCGACCTCGATGCTGTTCGCGCGGCAAAATACGACGGCACATACGAGGATCTCTTCTTTTTGCTTCAACGCGAATTAGCGGCGAACTGCGAAGATAAAGAGGTTGCCGGCAAGCTGCATACGGCACGAAGCCGCAACGATATAGACGTTACGATCTACCGCCTGCATTTGCGCAAGGCTGCGTTAAAACTGCTGAACGATACGATGGATCTTCGCCGCGTCATGCTCGACCTCGCCTCGCAGCATCATGAAACGCTGATACCGGCGTACACGCATACACAGCCGGCACAGCCTTCGACCCTCGCACATTTTCTGCTTGCTATCGCCGAGAACCTCGGGCGTGACATAAAGCGGCTGCAGCGTGCCTTCGAAAATATGAACAACGGCCCGCTCGGAGCATGTGCTATCACAACGACCGGTTTTCCGATAGATCGTGATATAACGTCCGATCTGCTCGGCTTTCAGCGGCCGACCGTCAATTCCTATGCATCGATCGCATCTATCGACTACTTCACCGAATTACTCGGTGCGGTCAGTGCTCTTCTTGTAAATGTCGGCAAGTTCGCGCAGGAATTCTTGCTGATGGCAATGCAGGAATTTGACGTTATCGTTCTCACCGACGGCTATGTGCAGGGTTCCTCGATAATGCCGCAGAAGCGAAATCCCGTGGCGCTCGAACATATCCGCGCAATAGCGAGCAAAGGCCTCGGACAGGCGCTCGGTGTACTGACGGCAGTTCACAACACACCTTTCGGAGATATTAACGATTCCGAGGACGACATACAGCCGCTGATCGCAAGCGCCGTCCGTGACGCCTCGCGGTCGGTGTCGCTGTTTGCGAACAGCCTCAGATCGGCAACATTCAACCTCGACACGCTGCGAAAACGCGCGGAGGCTAACTTTATCACCGTTACAGAACTGGCTGACACGATCGTGCGCGAGGAGAACCTGTCATTCAAGGTCGCTCACAAGATCGTCGGGAGCGCAGTAAGAGCGGCCATTGCGGCGGGCGGTGATGCGATCACGCCCGATATCTTGCAGACCTCGGCTCAAGAGGTTCTGGGCCGAAGGCTTACACTCAGCGATGAAGACATCGCACGCTCGCTGACCGCAGAGAATTTCGTCAATATCCGGACGATCTTCGGCGGAACTGCGCCGAAGGAAACGAAACGTGCGTTGGGCGTTGAGCGTGATGCAGAGGCTGCTGATGACAAATGGTTCGCCGAAACGACAACGCATCTGAAAGAGGCGGCCCGACGGCTTGACGATGCGGTCAATGAGCTTATCGGCTGA
- a CDS encoding ATP-grasp domain-containing protein, whose product MAKHIVIIASDFKGVEFIEECHYAGWHVTLVTRRKLFDSPWPWTAINDTKMVDDEALPVDYVRAATNVCGEHAVDKVVGLDEFDVITAAMTREHLQIPGLTSSYLRRFRDKLSMRNLAANSGIPCPEYIGVFNSSEIADFLEKVPAPWIVKPRHEVSAFGIRKCTTSGEVWDVLNELDARNTWRDHPSQFLIERFVEGRVYHVDSVVDKGKVVAAGVSQYGTTPFNVSHHGGVFTSFIVPYRAKERKELETLNRALLMAFEYERGVSHAEFLQSSETGEFFLLEVACRVGGAYIANVLEIACNFNLWREWAKLEIADADHPYKLPKQRRDFAGVALALANTEWPDTSHYTDEEIAYRITKERHVGMIFHSTKAKRIEELLEQYSQRIGEDFLEIAPVKERHDD is encoded by the coding sequence ATGGCAAAGCATATAGTGATCATCGCGAGTGATTTCAAGGGCGTTGAGTTCATCGAAGAGTGCCATTACGCCGGTTGGCACGTAACGCTGGTCACCCGCCGCAAATTGTTCGATTCGCCATGGCCATGGACGGCGATCAACGATACAAAGATGGTCGATGACGAGGCTTTGCCGGTCGATTATGTGCGGGCGGCAACGAATGTGTGCGGTGAACATGCGGTCGATAAGGTGGTCGGGCTGGACGAATTTGACGTGATCACGGCCGCGATGACACGCGAGCATCTGCAGATACCGGGACTGACAAGCTCTTATTTAAGGCGTTTTCGCGACAAACTCTCAATGCGGAACCTTGCGGCAAATAGCGGCATACCTTGCCCCGAGTATATCGGCGTATTCAATTCTTCCGAGATCGCAGACTTCCTTGAGAAAGTGCCGGCTCCTTGGATCGTCAAGCCGCGGCACGAGGTTTCGGCTTTCGGCATTCGAAAATGCACGACCTCGGGCGAGGTGTGGGATGTCCTGAACGAGCTTGACGCAAGAAACACATGGCGCGACCATCCGTCGCAATTTTTGATCGAACGATTTGTCGAAGGGCGTGTTTATCACGTCGATTCGGTCGTCGATAAAGGAAAGGTCGTGGCCGCGGGCGTCAGCCAGTACGGAACGACGCCGTTCAACGTATCGCACCACGGCGGCGTCTTTACGTCATTTATCGTCCCGTACCGCGCAAAGGAACGCAAAGAACTTGAAACACTGAACCGAGCCCTTCTGATGGCTTTTGAATACGAGCGGGGCGTTTCGCACGCCGAATTCCTGCAAAGCAGCGAGACGGGCGAGTTCTTTTTGCTCGAGGTTGCCTGCCGCGTCGGCGGTGCGTATATCGCGAACGTGCTTGAGATCGCCTGCAACTTCAACCTTTGGCGTGAGTGGGCAAAGCTTGAGATCGCTGATGCCGATCATCCTTACAAGCTGCCGAAACAGCGGCGGGATTTCGCGGGCGTCGCACTCGCGCTTGCAAATACCGAATGGCCCGACACCTCGCATTACACCGATGAAGAGATCGCCTACCGCATCACAAAGGAACGCCACGTCGGAATGATC
- a CDS encoding sodium:solute symporter, which yields MQFLDWAVVVGYLVYVIWDGIRMTKHSGNVEGYFLANRSLPWWAVGLSVMATQLSAITLVGTTGQAYSDGMRFIQFYYGLPLAMVILCVTAVPFFYRAKIFTAYEYLEKRFDAKTRSLTSFCFLLSRGLGVGVIIAAPSVILSIVLGWHEVTTIFVIGLSTTIYTMIGGVQAVTWTDVKQMFVIFFGLFVCIYVIVSQFPQNISLSDGLFLAGATGKLTTVVTDFDLKEKYTLWSGLIGGLFLFLSYFGCDQSQVQRFLTAKSVSEGRTSLLMSAFLKIPMQFMILLVGILVFVFYQFTAPPMVFNQVETEKVANTAQYKVLEEQFDAAHARRAEAATNFVQSKSDTARQQYIDADKAFNDSRKNVVNYVRDSTGNKSFNDVNYVFPTFVVQNMPMGVIGLIIAAIFAAAMSSISAELNALATATTIDFYRRHFNTSGTDKQYVRFGRLATMAWGLFACVVATYATSLGSLIEVVNKFGSFFYGSLLGVFVLAFIVKRARARGAFFGLMLGIASVWIASLFTDIEFLWFNVIGCLVTVLTGYLISLTVKGENNAINA from the coding sequence ATGCAATTCTTAGATTGGGCGGTTGTCGTCGGATATTTGGTGTATGTGATTTGGGACGGCATCCGAATGACCAAGCACAGCGGCAACGTCGAGGGTTATTTCCTTGCTAATCGCAGCCTGCCGTGGTGGGCCGTGGGGCTTTCTGTCATGGCGACGCAGCTTTCGGCCATCACGCTTGTCGGAACGACCGGTCAGGCGTATTCCGACGGCATGCGCTTCATTCAGTTCTACTATGGCCTGCCGCTGGCAATGGTGATCCTGTGCGTAACGGCAGTGCCGTTTTTCTATCGCGCAAAGATATTCACTGCCTACGAATACCTCGAGAAACGCTTTGATGCCAAAACGCGGAGCCTTACGAGCTTCTGCTTTTTGCTGTCACGCGGCCTGGGCGTAGGCGTGATCATCGCGGCACCATCCGTTATCCTTTCGATCGTGCTCGGCTGGCATGAGGTAACGACGATCTTCGTGATCGGACTCTCAACGACAATTTACACCATGATCGGCGGTGTGCAGGCGGTAACGTGGACGGACGTCAAGCAGATGTTCGTCATTTTTTTCGGCTTGTTCGTTTGTATTTATGTCATAGTTTCACAATTTCCGCAGAACATCTCACTTTCCGACGGACTTTTCCTTGCGGGTGCAACGGGTAAATTGACGACCGTTGTAACAGACTTTGACCTTAAGGAAAAGTACACGCTTTGGTCGGGATTGATCGGCGGATTGTTCTTGTTCCTCTCATATTTTGGCTGCGACCAGAGCCAAGTTCAGCGGTTTTTGACCGCCAAATCTGTATCGGAGGGCCGCACGTCATTATTGATGAGTGCGTTCCTTAAGATACCGATGCAGTTCATGATCCTTCTAGTCGGTATCCTTGTTTTTGTTTTCTATCAATTCACGGCGCCCCCGATGGTCTTCAACCAAGTTGAAACAGAAAAGGTGGCGAATACGGCACAGTACAAAGTGCTTGAAGAACAATTCGATGCGGCACACGCACGACGCGCGGAAGCAGCGACCAATTTTGTACAAAGCAAGTCCGATACAGCGCGGCAGCAATATATCGATGCCGACAAGGCTTTTAATGATTCGCGCAAGAATGTCGTCAACTATGTAAGAGATTCGACGGGAAATAAGAGCTTCAACGACGTCAACTATGTATTTCCCACGTTCGTCGTCCAAAACATGCCGATGGGCGTCATCGGCTTGATAATCGCCGCGATCTTTGCGGCAGCAATGTCGTCGATATCAGCGGAACTTAACGCTCTGGCGACGGCTACGACCATCGATTTTTATCGACGCCACTTCAACACTAGCGGCACTGACAAACAATATGTGCGTTTTGGCAGATTGGCGACCATGGCATGGGGCCTCTTCGCCTGCGTGGTGGCAACATATGCCACCAGCCTCGGTTCTTTGATCGAGGTGGTCAATAAATTCGGTTCCTTCTTCTACGGTTCGCTTCTCGGAGTATTCGTGCTTGCATTCATAGTTAAACGTGCACGTGCCCGCGGAGCATTTTTTGGCTTGATGCTCGGCATAGCTTCGGTCTGGATCGCCAGCCTGTTTACCGACATCGAGTTCTTGTGGTTCAACGTGATCGGCTGCCTTGTCACAGTGTTGACCGGGTATTTGATCAGCTTAACAGTTAAAGGAGAAAATAATGCGATCAATGCTTAA
- a CDS encoding PIG-L family deacetylase encodes MLNKFTAFFLLLLLICLNISGLFAQVRPVYDMGAIGLGQQLKRLQTTASAMHTGAHPDDEDSNLIAYLARGKNARTVYLALNRGEGGQNVIGPELFEPLGVIRTEELLQARRLDGGQQMFTNVMDYGFSKKRSEAARIWGEQPTLAEMVRAVRTFRPLVIISRFTGTPSDGHGQHQLAGYLTPLAYKAAADPNQFPEQIREGLLPWQAKKLYVGQSFNAPDSEPTSVRLSTGEYDPLIGRSYAEIASEGRSQHKTQQMGTIERRGAQFSGEKLLESTVTGNSKTDIFDGIDTSIKGIASITNDNESGLADRLAALQETAETALRDYDAYAPSKLVPVLAKGVTQARAAKEATKNPYAKALLEEKEQEFSHALQTAAGIVVDALSDTDTIVAGDSTQVTVNVFGANAKVGKITLSTPEGWSVADSTAPKTGGNNFFFRPETADHSTYLKLTAAANASPTQPYWLEKPRTNFTFDWSAPDAVKNAPFQHQLVTASVPLNIGGVDITVAQPLQYRYADGVRGEIRRDLNVVPLVTLEPDTNLMVVPTGAQKQTKRVVVSLTNNAPRQTAGTIDLSLPAGWTAVPASANFDLATKGLKTAVAFDVTIPAGTKAGKYDVTAEAKVGGSTYDRSMQEIEYPHIQTHRRYLKATVTTQVLDLKVAPVKVGYVMGSGDSVPAAIARMGIPVTMLEEKDLASGDLSKFDVIVVGIRASETRPDFVANNGRLIDFMRNGGTLIVQYQQSVYTQKNMLPFDAKTESAINGVQRISNVRVVDENAPVKILVPDNPIFNYPNKIVNSDWDNWVQERNLYTLSQLDANYVALTETADEGEAPVTGGLVYAKVGKGLYVYNAYSFFRQLPAGVPGAYRLFANMLSLPKAPRK; translated from the coding sequence ATGCTTAATAAATTTACGGCTTTTTTTCTATTGCTCCTACTGATCTGTCTCAACATTTCCGGCCTTTTTGCACAGGTTCGCCCGGTCTATGACATGGGCGCGATCGGCCTCGGCCAGCAGTTAAAAAGGTTACAGACCACGGCAAGTGCGATGCATACCGGTGCGCACCCGGACGATGAGGACTCAAACCTGATCGCATATCTTGCCCGCGGTAAGAACGCACGCACAGTGTACCTTGCACTGAATCGCGGCGAAGGCGGCCAGAATGTTATCGGGCCGGAGCTTTTCGAACCGCTCGGCGTTATCCGCACCGAAGAACTTCTTCAGGCTCGTCGTCTCGACGGCGGCCAGCAGATGTTCACCAACGTCATGGACTACGGCTTTTCTAAGAAGCGCTCTGAAGCCGCCCGCATTTGGGGCGAGCAGCCGACGCTTGCTGAAATGGTCCGCGCGGTGCGTACATTCAGGCCGCTCGTCATCATTTCTCGATTTACCGGCACACCATCGGACGGACACGGACAACATCAACTCGCAGGTTATCTTACGCCGCTTGCATATAAAGCCGCAGCCGATCCGAATCAGTTCCCGGAACAGATCCGCGAGGGCCTTCTGCCGTGGCAGGCAAAGAAACTATACGTCGGACAGAGCTTTAACGCTCCCGATAGTGAGCCGACATCCGTGCGTCTGAGCACCGGCGAATATGACCCGCTTATCGGCCGCTCCTACGCCGAGATCGCTTCGGAAGGACGTAGCCAGCATAAGACACAGCAGATGGGCACGATAGAACGCCGCGGCGCACAGTTCTCCGGCGAAAAGCTGCTCGAATCAACAGTAACGGGCAATTCCAAGACCGACATTTTTGACGGTATCGACACATCGATCAAGGGAATTGCATCCATCACAAATGACAATGAGAGTGGGCTTGCCGATCGCCTCGCGGCACTTCAGGAAACAGCCGAAACGGCACTGCGCGACTATGACGCGTATGCTCCGTCAAAGCTCGTGCCCGTTCTTGCAAAGGGTGTAACGCAGGCACGCGCGGCAAAGGAAGCGACAAAGAATCCTTATGCCAAGGCATTGCTCGAAGAAAAGGAGCAGGAATTTTCACATGCTCTGCAGACCGCTGCCGGTATCGTCGTCGATGCATTGAGCGATACGGATACGATCGTGGCGGGAGATTCCACACAAGTAACGGTCAACGTTTTCGGTGCAAATGCAAAGGTCGGGAAGATCACTTTGAGCACCCCTGAAGGCTGGAGCGTTGCCGACTCTACGGCTCCGAAAACGGGGGGCAACAATTTCTTCTTTCGCCCCGAGACGGCCGATCACTCCACATATCTGAAACTGACAGCGGCGGCAAATGCCTCGCCGACACAGCCGTATTGGCTTGAAAAGCCGCGAACGAATTTTACGTTCGATTGGTCGGCCCCCGACGCAGTAAAGAACGCTCCGTTCCAGCATCAACTCGTTACAGCGAGTGTTCCGCTTAATATCGGCGGCGTCGATATCACGGTGGCTCAGCCGCTGCAATATCGCTATGCAGATGGTGTGCGCGGCGAGATCAGGCGTGACTTGAACGTGGTTCCGCTTGTAACACTTGAACCGGACACCAATCTCATGGTCGTTCCGACCGGTGCTCAAAAGCAGACGAAACGTGTGGTCGTCTCGCTTACAAATAATGCCCCGCGTCAAACCGCCGGCACGATCGATCTGAGTTTGCCGGCGGGATGGACCGCGGTACCGGCATCCGCAAACTTCGACCTCGCGACAAAGGGCTTGAAGACAGCGGTTGCATTTGACGTGACGATACCCGCAGGTACAAAGGCCGGCAAATATGACGTTACTGCGGAGGCGAAGGTCGGCGGAAGCACCTACGACCGTTCGATGCAAGAGATAGAATATCCGCATATTCAGACGCACAGGCGTTACCTGAAAGCAACGGTAACGACGCAGGTCCTCGATCTGAAGGTCGCACCCGTTAAGGTTGGTTATGTGATGGGCAGCGGTGATTCGGTACCGGCTGCGATAGCACGCATGGGAATACCGGTCACTATGCTTGAAGAGAAAGATCTTGCGAGCGGCGACCTTTCCAAATTTGACGTAATTGTTGTCGGAATTCGTGCGTCTGAAACACGGCCGGACTTTGTCGCTAACAACGGACGGCTGATCGACTTTATGCGCAATGGCGGGACGCTGATCGTACAGTATCAGCAGAGCGTCTATACGCAGAAGAATATGCTTCCGTTCGACGCAAAAACTGAATCTGCAATTAACGGTGTGCAGCGGATCTCGAACGTACGCGTTGTTGATGAGAACGCACCGGTAAAGATACTCGTTCCCGACAATCCGATCTTCAACTATCCGAACAAGATCGTTAACAGCGATTGGGATAATTGGGTTCAGGAGCGAAACCTATACACGCTCAGCCAGCTCGATGCCAACTACGTGGCGCTGACCGAAACGGCTGACGAAGGTGAAGCACCGGTTACCGGCGGCCTCGTCTATGCAAAGGTCGGAAAAGGATTGTACGTTTACAACGCATATTCGTTCTTCCGACAGCTTCCCGCGGGAGTTCCCGGTGCCTACCGGCTCTTCGCAAACATGCTAAGCCTGCCGAAAGCTCCTAGAAAGTAG
- a CDS encoding site-2 protease family protein, which yields MESTAVQFISGLVIYMVIWLFSVSAHEAAHAWTSWKFEDDTAYLLGRVTLNPIPHIDPIGTLLLPIIGYAIGFYSGAVGVPLIMWGKPTPVNPLKWRKKDLANVCVSLAGITVNLLIAIAATLVLKGLIYGGVITRANLQDSGMQILVQFIYGMIVLNIGLAIFNLLPFPPLDGSKALQSLLPSSFEPIFNILETYGFLILLILLQIGVINRIVQPLFGLIFYLLGL from the coding sequence GTGGAATCAACAGCAGTTCAATTTATTTCGGGCCTAGTGATCTATATGGTCATCTGGCTGTTCTCAGTTTCTGCCCATGAGGCAGCGCATGCGTGGACGTCGTGGAAGTTCGAGGACGATACGGCATATCTGCTCGGGCGTGTAACGCTCAACCCGATACCGCATATAGACCCGATCGGTACGCTGCTGCTGCCGATAATCGGCTATGCGATAGGGTTTTACAGCGGCGCGGTCGGCGTTCCGCTGATAATGTGGGGAAAGCCGACGCCAGTCAATCCGCTTAAATGGCGCAAAAAGGATCTGGCGAACGTCTGCGTATCGCTTGCGGGCATAACGGTAAATCTTTTGATCGCCATCGCGGCGACACTTGTTTTGAAGGGCTTGATCTACGGAGGCGTAATAACGCGGGCAAATCTTCAGGACAGCGGAATGCAGATCCTTGTCCAGTTCATTTACGGAATGATCGTTCTGAATATCGGCCTTGCGATCTTCAATCTGCTGCCCTTTCCGCCGCTTGACGGCAGCAAGGCCCTGCAGTCGCTGTTGCCCTCAAGTTTTGAGCCGATCTTCAATATATTGGAAACCTACGGGTTCCTTATACTTCTCATACTTCTCCAGATAGGGGTCATAAACCGGATCGTCCAGCCGCTGTTCGGCCTGATCTTCTATCTGCTTGGACTCTGA
- the trpS gene encoding tryptophan--tRNA ligase has product MARKRIFSGAQPTGELHIGNYLGALKNWAVLQDDYDSLFCIVNLHAITLPQEPAKLRQKTLDLARIYIAAGIDPQRSTIFIQSDVSEHAEMTWVLSCVARMGELERMTQFKDKSQKGGRERSGVGLFTYPILMASDILLYRTDLVPVGQDQKQHLELSRDLAIRFNRDFGEVFTVPEPYIPKAGASIKSLQDPAKKMSKSDDNAAGAIFLTDDADTIVKKFKRAVTDSGTEIRFDESRPAITNLLTIYQLVTGKTAQECETDFDGKGYGQFKSELADATIEFLRPFQARMHSFTDAELKAILESGAEKARVTAHETLMRAYEVTGLSYR; this is encoded by the coding sequence ATGGCACGAAAACGTATCTTCTCCGGTGCTCAGCCGACGGGCGAGCTTCATATCGGTAATTATTTGGGCGCATTGAAGAATTGGGCCGTTCTGCAGGATGATTATGATTCGCTCTTTTGCATCGTCAATCTTCACGCGATAACGCTGCCGCAGGAGCCGGCGAAATTGCGGCAAAAGACGCTCGATCTTGCACGTATCTACATAGCTGCCGGCATCGACCCTCAGCGTTCGACGATATTCATCCAATCTGACGTCTCGGAGCACGCTGAAATGACATGGGTGCTCTCTTGCGTCGCGCGAATGGGCGAACTTGAGCGAATGACGCAGTTCAAGGATAAGTCGCAGAAAGGCGGACGAGAACGCTCAGGAGTCGGGCTTTTTACGTATCCGATCTTGATGGCCTCAGATATTCTGCTGTATAGGACCGATCTTGTGCCGGTCGGGCAAGATCAAAAGCAGCACTTAGAATTAAGCCGCGACCTCGCGATACGATTCAACCGCGACTTCGGCGAGGTTTTTACCGTTCCCGAACCATATATCCCCAAAGCCGGAGCGAGTATCAAATCGCTGCAAGACCCGGCAAAAAAGATGTCGAAATCGGATGACAACGCAGCGGGAGCGATCTTTTTGACGGACGATGCGGATACTATCGTTAAGAAGTTCAAGCGTGCGGTAACTGACAGCGGAACCGAGATACGCTTTGACGAGTCGCGGCCCGCTATCACAAATCTTCTGACCATCTATCAGCTTGTTACCGGTAAGACCGCTCAGGAGTGCGAGACGGACTTCGACGGCAAAGGTTATGGCCAATTCAAGTCTGAACTTGCCGATGCGACGATCGAGTTTCTGCGGCCTTTCCAGGCACGAATGCACTCTTTCACCGATGCAGAATTGAAAGCCATTCTCGAAAGCGGAGCAGAAAAAGCCCGCGTAACAGCTCACGAGACGCTGATGCGGGCTTACGAGGTTACGGGGCTTAGTTACAGATAA